A genomic region of Alicyclobacillus sp. SO9 contains the following coding sequences:
- a CDS encoding ImmA/IrrE family metallo-endopeptidase has protein sequence MFKLLSTYIPTPLEDAVVQFYRRHLIKSPQDIDLEMFAYEASIWVHYVPHPSNNFHFRDSIYTIAVDNRIPWEQQRVGLAHELGHVLLHSGSQEFMNDDFRALQEFQADRFAMFALAPTFMLANYITQASSRQQLVSQLAYSFDVPEIFMDARIDLLEQRLKDIAMQRQMEEVVKEQAASYDYSYRHPLNDKIEYLVRDGAIVGRRRRAGY, from the coding sequence ATGTTCAAACTGCTCAGCACCTATATCCCAACTCCGCTTGAAGATGCTGTCGTTCAATTTTACCGACGCCATCTTATTAAGTCACCACAGGACATTGACCTTGAGATGTTCGCCTACGAGGCGAGCATCTGGGTGCATTACGTCCCTCATCCATCGAACAACTTTCATTTCCGCGATAGTATCTACACCATTGCTGTAGACAATCGCATTCCCTGGGAACAACAGCGCGTAGGACTTGCCCACGAGCTCGGACATGTACTTCTGCATTCTGGCAGTCAAGAATTTATGAATGACGATTTTCGAGCATTGCAGGAATTTCAGGCTGACCGGTTCGCCATGTTCGCACTCGCCCCCACTTTCATGCTTGCAAACTACATCACCCAAGCATCCAGTCGGCAGCAATTGGTCTCGCAGCTGGCATATTCGTTTGATGTGCCTGAAATATTTATGGATGCACGTATCGATTTGTTGGAGCAAAGGCTGAAAGACATTGCGATGCAGCGCCAAATGGAAGAGGTCGTCAAGGAACAAGCCGCCTCATATGATTACAGCTATCGTCATCCACTCAACGACAAAATTGAATACCTAGTCCGTGACGGAGCCATTGTCGGACGCAGACGCCGTGCAGGTTACTAA
- a CDS encoding tyrosine-type recombinase/integrase — MVVTKMVVEEMKTWRTLQKEIQGESWTEDSFVIVTADGAVPAPAAWASAIRVARKELQLPPVTFHDLRHTHATWLLESGVDLKTVSQRLGHSSITITADLYAHVTDSMQRAAMEKLDSMMQKNAPSERDL; from the coding sequence ATTGTGGTGACAAAGATGGTCGTTGAGGAAATGAAAACATGGCGCACATTACAGAAGGAGATTCAAGGTGAATCATGGACCGAAGATTCTTTCGTCATAGTTACGGCTGATGGCGCCGTTCCGGCTCCAGCTGCATGGGCCTCAGCCATCCGAGTGGCCAGGAAAGAGTTGCAGTTGCCACCGGTTACCTTTCATGACTTGCGACACACACATGCCACCTGGTTACTTGAGAGTGGTGTAGACCTCAAAACAGTGAGTCAGAGACTTGGCCATTCTTCCATCACCATCACGGCCGATTTATACGCCCACGTGACCGATTCGATGCAGCGAGCAGCCATGGAGAAATTGGACTCCATGATGCAAAAAAACGCCCCTTCAGAAAGAGACTTGTAA